The following are encoded together in the Ezakiella massiliensis genome:
- the grdD gene encoding glycine/sarcosine/betaine reductase complex component C subunit alpha codes for MSEQNIKKMIGDVFMDIADGIESGSFGKKVRVGLTAFGSEHGVENLVKGAEKAQAADPSSEVVIITVGDKAETDLVQYNVASEDEGYKKMEELLDSGEVSAFVTMHYNFPIGVSTVGRVITPAFGEEMTIATTTGTSSPHRVEAMVLNAIAGVITAKAMGKDEPTIGILNVDGARQVERALKELSSNGYTLHFAESNRADGGCVMRGNDLLQGVPDVMVTDTLTGNILMKMFSSFQTGGGFEAMGYGYGPGIGRGYDRHIFIVSRASGYPVVANALEYAIRTARGGIDQIKKSEYAKAEKAGLDKILDGLKAESTKAAGPKEEVKMPEKEIVDGSIAGIDILELEDAVQALWAVGIYAESGMGCTGPIVMVNEAKLEAAHKELEKAGYVTGDANC; via the coding sequence ATGTCAGAACAAAATATTAAAAAGATGATTGGTGACGTCTTTATGGACATTGCTGATGGAATCGAATCAGGTAGCTTTGGGAAAAAAGTTAGAGTCGGTTTAACAGCATTTGGCAGTGAACATGGAGTCGAAAACCTAGTTAAGGGAGCAGAAAAAGCTCAAGCAGCTGACCCATCATCAGAAGTTGTAATTATCACTGTTGGTGATAAGGCAGAAACTGATCTTGTTCAATACAATGTTGCAAGTGAAGATGAAGGTTACAAAAAGATGGAAGAACTGCTTGATAGCGGAGAAGTTTCAGCTTTTGTTACCATGCACTACAATTTCCCAATCGGTGTAAGTACTGTAGGTAGAGTTATCACTCCAGCTTTTGGAGAAGAAATGACTATTGCTACAACTACAGGAACTTCTTCACCACACAGGGTTGAAGCTATGGTTTTAAATGCTATTGCTGGTGTTATTACTGCAAAGGCAATGGGCAAGGATGAACCAACAATTGGTATTCTAAATGTTGACGGTGCTAGACAAGTTGAAAGAGCTTTAAAAGAACTTTCATCTAATGGCTACACACTTCATTTTGCAGAATCAAACCGTGCAGATGGTGGCTGTGTAATGAGAGGTAATGACCTCTTACAAGGCGTACCTGATGTTATGGTTACAGATACACTTACAGGAAATATCTTGATGAAGATGTTCTCAAGTTTCCAAACAGGTGGCGGATTTGAAGCCATGGGTTATGGATATGGTCCTGGTATTGGCAGAGGATACGATAGACATATCTTTATCGTTAGCCGTGCTAGTGGATATCCAGTAGTTGCAAACGCACTTGAATATGCAATTAGAACAGCTCGCGGTGGAATCGATCAAATCAAAAAATCAGAATATGCTAAGGCTGAAAAAGCTGGCTTAGATAAGATCTTAGATGGCTTGAAAGCTGAATCCACAAAAGCAGCTGGACCAAAAGAAGAAGTAAAAATGCCTGAAAAAGAAATCGTAGATGGTTCAATCGCAGGTATTGATATCCTAGAACTTGAAGATGCTGTTCAAGCATTATGGGCAGTAGGCATTTACGCTGA